In one window of Kosmotoga pacifica DNA:
- the ftsZ gene encoding cell division protein FtsZ: MSFEINYGKDERKVRLPSIKVIGVGGAGGNAINRMISEGIHGVTFIAANTDVQVLENNKADIKIQLGNHLTRGLGAGGDPEIGRQAAEESIDEIIKHIEDTDLLFITAGMGGGTGTGAAPVIARAALDLGILTIAVVTTPFFFEGNTRLKVAAMGLRNLRDTVDTLIRISNNKLLQELPPSTSIVDAFAKADDTLHHGIKGISELITKRGYINLDFADVESILRKAGTAMLGIGIGKGERRAEEAARSAMESKLLEKPIDNAMGIILNVSARNITLREMNVAAAIVRQNCSEDADVKLGLIVDTEMPEDELHVTLIAAGFETEEGEIMGDTADIPAIYRFGLDTQEEEEV, translated from the coding sequence ATGAGTTTTGAGATAAACTATGGTAAAGATGAACGGAAAGTGCGGTTGCCTTCCATTAAAGTAATAGGTGTAGGTGGTGCGGGTGGCAACGCCATCAACAGGATGATCTCTGAAGGCATTCACGGAGTAACCTTTATAGCAGCCAACACAGATGTGCAAGTTCTGGAAAACAACAAAGCAGACATCAAAATCCAGCTTGGAAATCACCTTACCCGTGGATTGGGTGCTGGTGGGGATCCCGAAATTGGAAGGCAGGCTGCGGAAGAGAGTATTGATGAGATCATCAAGCATATCGAGGATACTGACTTGCTATTCATTACTGCTGGTATGGGTGGTGGGACAGGTACAGGAGCTGCTCCTGTTATTGCCAGAGCAGCTTTGGATCTAGGAATATTGACCATAGCGGTGGTTACGACTCCATTTTTCTTCGAGGGTAACACCCGTTTGAAAGTAGCGGCCATGGGCTTGAGAAATCTTAGAGACACTGTAGACACGTTGATAAGGATCTCTAACAACAAACTACTACAGGAACTACCGCCAAGCACTTCCATAGTTGACGCTTTTGCAAAGGCCGACGATACTTTGCATCACGGTATAAAGGGGATTTCAGAACTCATAACCAAACGCGGTTACATTAATCTGGACTTTGCTGACGTTGAATCCATACTGCGAAAAGCTGGAACGGCTATGCTTGGCATAGGAATTGGTAAGGGTGAACGTCGTGCAGAAGAAGCCGCGAGATCAGCAATGGAGAGTAAATTGCTTGAAAAGCCGATAGATAACGCTATGGGTATTATTCTCAATGTATCGGCTAGGAATATAACACTGAGGGAAATGAACGTTGCCGCAGCTATTGTACGTCAAAATTGTAGCGAAGATGCCGATGTGAAACTCGGACTGATAGTTGATACGGAGATGCCCGAAGATGAACTGCACGTTACACTGATAGCTGCTGGCTTCGAGACCGAAGAAGGGGAAATAATGGGTGATACCGCGGACATTCCTGCGATATACCGTTTCGGTCTTGACACACAGGAGGAGGAAGAAGTTTGA
- a CDS encoding GspE/PulE family protein, with protein sequence MRVYKRLGELLLERGLITTEALQQAVSIQQKVGKPLGEVLVGMGLISWEDIYTALSEQYGIELLEDVPNMVPTELLRMIPKSVAERLKIVPIEYLPEKNTLVVVTTEVLKVPQIQKEISFLTGHRVKILLTTPPVFENLFHASYEETTSSEIIEHTFEMEEEDLSEEEGEEGPEDTPIVKFINSILDNAIRSDASDIHLEPFEKLAVARFRVDGILRKILTYPRKAHNSVVSRIKVMCGLDISERRLPQDGKFFLKRAGGEQYDFRVSTMPTVFGEKVVMRILKVSNAKKQLNELGLSDYNFKRFERLLKAPHGIILVSGPTGSGKSTTLVGVLNEVTSEKVNVVTAEDPVEYTIEGVTQCQVNAEIGLTFARYLRAFLRQDPDIIMVGEIRDRETAQLAIEASLTGHLVFSTIHTNSAAGAVSRLINMGVDTYLLGASLVGIVSQRLVRKLCSSCKVKIPLRDDTIKTAQKLFPDRKEFFEYVPGSGCPECRGTGYRGRTAIHEVLIVDDNLRQLIVKNASDFEIERVARETGMITLYEDGIMKVVEGITSIEEVNRVAFEV encoded by the coding sequence TTGAGGGTTTACAAAAGGCTTGGAGAGCTCCTTTTGGAGCGAGGGCTTATTACCACTGAAGCCCTTCAACAAGCCGTATCGATACAGCAAAAAGTAGGAAAGCCCCTGGGTGAGGTACTAGTGGGGATGGGATTGATTTCCTGGGAAGATATCTACACGGCCCTCTCTGAGCAGTACGGAATTGAGCTTCTGGAAGATGTCCCAAACATGGTACCCACTGAACTGCTGCGGATGATTCCAAAGTCTGTCGCTGAAAGACTGAAGATCGTTCCCATAGAGTACCTTCCTGAAAAAAACACGCTGGTTGTTGTTACCACGGAAGTTCTCAAAGTTCCTCAAATACAGAAAGAGATCTCTTTTCTTACGGGTCACCGCGTCAAAATCCTCCTCACCACCCCCCCGGTATTTGAAAACCTCTTTCACGCCAGTTATGAAGAGACAACCTCAAGTGAGATCATCGAACACACTTTTGAGATGGAAGAAGAAGACTTATCTGAAGAAGAGGGTGAAGAAGGTCCCGAGGATACCCCCATTGTCAAATTTATCAATTCAATCCTCGATAACGCGATTAGAAGCGATGCCAGTGACATCCACCTGGAACCCTTTGAGAAACTGGCAGTAGCAAGGTTCAGAGTAGACGGTATCCTTAGGAAAATCCTGACTTATCCTAGAAAGGCCCATAATTCTGTTGTCTCAAGGATAAAGGTCATGTGTGGACTCGACATCTCAGAAAGACGCCTTCCACAAGATGGAAAATTTTTTTTAAAAAGGGCTGGCGGAGAACAGTATGACTTCAGAGTTTCCACCATGCCCACGGTTTTTGGTGAAAAGGTAGTTATGAGGATCTTAAAAGTGTCAAATGCCAAAAAGCAGCTCAACGAACTGGGGTTGAGCGATTATAACTTCAAGCGTTTTGAAAGACTGTTGAAAGCACCCCATGGGATCATACTCGTTTCCGGACCAACTGGTAGTGGTAAATCCACCACTCTGGTAGGTGTCCTGAACGAAGTGACATCCGAGAAAGTGAATGTTGTAACTGCTGAAGATCCTGTGGAATATACAATTGAAGGTGTAACGCAGTGTCAGGTTAACGCTGAGATAGGTCTTACTTTTGCCAGGTATTTGAGGGCTTTTTTGCGTCAGGACCCGGATATCATCATGGTAGGTGAAATTAGAGATAGAGAAACGGCGCAACTCGCCATTGAGGCCTCTCTTACAGGACATCTGGTTTTTTCTACCATACACACTAACAGCGCCGCTGGAGCAGTGTCAAGGTTGATAAATATGGGAGTTGACACATATCTGCTCGGGGCTTCGCTGGTTGGAATCGTGAGTCAAAGACTCGTCAGGAAACTGTGTAGTAGCTGTAAGGTCAAAATACCTCTCAGAGATGATACCATCAAAACAGCTCAGAAGTTGTTCCCCGACAGAAAAGAATTCTTTGAATACGTTCCCGGTTCGGGGTGTCCCGAATGTAGGGGAACGGGATATCGGGGGAGAACGGCCATTCATGAAGTTCTGATAGTCGATGACAATTTGAGGCAACTCATTGTAAAGAACGCTTCAGATTTTGAAATAGAAAGGGTAGCGCGTGAAACCGGGATGATCACTCTGTATGAAGACGGCATTATGAAAGTCGTGGAAGGCATAACATCGATCGAGGAAGTCAACAGAGTTGCCTTTGAGGTGTGA
- the ord gene encoding 2,4-diaminopentanoate dehydrogenase has translation MAYRVLVWGLGAMGSGIARNVVEKEELRLVGAVERNTNMLDKDVGMAIGDDREYGCKVYGDIELAIKETDPDITIIATNSFVREILPKIKMIAKHHVNVITIAEEMAYPFYSHPEESEIINSIALKNGISVLGTGINPGFVLDLLIVTLTGACLNVERIEARRINDLSPFGKTVMETQGVGTTPEEFEEGLKKGTIVGHIGFQQSIRMIADALGWELTKIEEVREPIISKTERSTPVVHVKPGMVAGCRHIGRGYVGDKKVIELIHPQQIHPEAEGVETGDYIDIYGDPEIHMSIKPEIPGGKGTIAVATNMIPHVIEADPGLLTMLDLPVPSTLFKEIKR, from the coding sequence ATGGCTTACCGAGTTCTCGTTTGGGGTTTAGGTGCAATGGGGAGTGGCATCGCCAGAAATGTTGTTGAGAAAGAAGAGCTCAGGTTGGTGGGGGCAGTAGAACGTAACACTAATATGCTCGATAAAGATGTGGGTATGGCTATCGGGGACGATAGAGAATATGGTTGTAAGGTATATGGCGATATCGAACTCGCCATTAAAGAAACAGATCCCGATATTACCATCATTGCAACGAATTCCTTTGTCCGTGAAATTTTACCAAAGATAAAAATGATCGCTAAACACCATGTCAACGTGATCACGATTGCTGAAGAAATGGCATATCCATTCTATTCACACCCGGAAGAATCGGAGATAATAAACAGCATTGCACTGAAAAACGGTATCTCTGTTCTAGGTACGGGCATTAATCCTGGATTTGTTCTCGATTTGTTGATCGTTACGCTAACAGGTGCCTGTTTGAACGTTGAGAGAATTGAAGCTCGGAGAATAAACGACCTCTCTCCCTTTGGAAAAACCGTTATGGAAACCCAGGGAGTCGGTACTACACCAGAAGAGTTCGAAGAAGGATTGAAGAAAGGTACCATCGTCGGACATATTGGATTCCAGCAGTCTATCAGGATGATCGCAGATGCCCTAGGTTGGGAACTAACAAAGATAGAGGAAGTTAGGGAACCGATAATCTCAAAAACCGAAAGGAGTACCCCGGTTGTTCATGTGAAGCCGGGAATGGTCGCTGGTTGTCGGCATATAGGACGGGGTTATGTCGGGGATAAGAAAGTCATTGAACTCATACACCCACAGCAGATACATCCAGAGGCCGAGGGAGTTGAGACAGGGGATTATATAGATATCTATGGTGATCCAGAGATTCACATGAGCATAAAGCCGGAAATACCTGGAGGGAAAGGGACAATAGCTGTAGCCACCAAT